Within Desulfolithobacter dissulfuricans, the genomic segment GCAAAAAGCCTGTTGCCGTGCGGATAAACGTGCTTCCCACCCATGCCCGGAAAGCAAAAGCCATGAAATGCCGATTACCGGTTGTCCGGTTCAAGATCAACGACGCCACTCTTCAGGCAGGCCAGGAGGATGCAATCCTCTCCGGCCTGAAGAAATGCGGCATTACACATGACACAGGACTGGTAATCGTTGGCCACACATGCGATCTCGGCCCAGCCGAATTTAACCGGAACCTGTCCCTGCGCCGGGCGGCGGTTGTAGCCGATTTCCTCAAGAAGCACGGCTATGCCATAGCCATGGTCCAGGGAAAAGGCTCGGAAAATCCCGTAACACAGGACCCGGCCAGGCGATACCTGAACCGCCGGGTTGAAATCAAAGTACAGGAGAAGAACTGATGCTGAAACGTATTGCGATCTCAGTGGCACTGCTTGCCGCAGCAACAACCACTTATGCTGGCAGTTGTGGAGATGATGAAGCGGCTGACCTGGCAACCAGCGATGTTGCGGCTACGCTCAGGGAGACCTTTCCGAACTATCAGTTCCAGGAAATCAATCCCGCTCCGGTCTCCGGTCTTTACGAGGTGGTATCGAAGAACAATATCATCTATTTCGCCCCGGAAACGGGCCATCTCATTTTCGGGGAAATATGGGACAAGAAGGGCCAGAATCTTACCGCAAAAAGCAGGGACCGGCAGACAGCCAAGATGATTGAGAACCTGCCCCTGGACAAAGCGGTCAAGATTGGCAACGGCAAGCACAAGGTCATCGAGATCACCGATCCAGATTGTCCTTTCTGTCGCAAGGGCAGCAAGTTCTTCGCCAACCGCAGCGATGTGACCCGCTATGTCTTTTTCTTTCCACTGGCCATGCACCCCGATGCAGAGCCTAAAGCCATGTACATCCTCGGGGCTGACGACCAGGTGGAAGCATACGAAAGAGTCATGCAGGGCGAGTTGGACGGCAAGCCTGTTCCGGCACCGACCAAGGCAGCCCGTGACCTGCTGGAGGAACACAAGCGGATAGCAATTCAACTCGGCGTCAACGGTACACCGAGATACTGGATCAACGGCGTCTCTGTCTCCGGAGCAAACATTCAGAAGATCGAGTCGCTGCTTCAATAATCTCCCAATCAAATTCAAGGAGGTAAAAATGAGTAACCGGAACAATCAGATCAAAAACCTTGCAACCCCCGCAGCGGAAAAATGCCGTCAGGCAAAGATGGCCACGGCACTGGCTGTCTGCACCGCCGCCTGCCTGCTGGCAGCCGGAAACGCCCTGGCCTTCACCGCCCGGCGTCCGGCACCTTTGCCTATGACATCTACGACGTGGGGGTCAACCAGATCCTCAAAGGCCCCATCGGTTTTGTCGGCGGAGTCGGTGCGATGGTTGCCGCAGGCGTCATGGCGATCCGGCAGATGCTGTTGCCGGCAGCGGCCACCG encodes:
- a CDS encoding DsbC family protein — its product is MLKRIAISVALLAAATTTYAGSCGDDEAADLATSDVAATLRETFPNYQFQEINPAPVSGLYEVVSKNNIIYFAPETGHLIFGEIWDKKGQNLTAKSRDRQTAKMIENLPLDKAVKIGNGKHKVIEITDPDCPFCRKGSKFFANRSDVTRYVFFFPLAMHPDAEPKAMYILGADDQVEAYERVMQGELDGKPVPAPTKAARDLLEEHKRIAIQLGVNGTPRYWINGVSVSGANIQKIESLLQ
- a CDS encoding OmpA family protein, with protein sequence MEVTQDVTRETFVIGLFPETTQESKTPARTVTSKKPVAVRINVLPTHARKAKAMKCRLPVVRFKINDATLQAGQEDAILSGLKKCGITHDTGLVIVGHTCDLGPAEFNRNLSLRRAAVVADFLKKHGYAIAMVQGKGSENPVTQDPARRYLNRRVEIKVQEKN